From Ferviditalea candida, one genomic window encodes:
- a CDS encoding LysM peptidoglycan-binding domain-containing protein, with translation MEIHVVQKGDTLWQLSRRYGVSINDIAGANQLADLNLLIIGQSLVIPTPMQYHIVQPGESLWAIANRYGISLQELVDANRISSPSLIYPGQRLVIPRKRKPTIEANAYIEITGPAGAQIVNQVGEYLTYLSPFSYRAKADGTMVPFNDTELLQATRSNRDAPLMTITNFGEGGFNSELAHAILADTQIQNQLIGNLLNVMKSKGYFGLNIDFEYVLPGDRNLYNQFIERVAGRLHQEGYSVSSALAPKLSDEQKGLLYEAHDYAFHGRVLDFVVLMTYEWGWSGGPPMAVAPINQVRKVLDFAVTQIPRNKIMMGMPLYGYDWTLPYVAGGKWAPTISPQEALRRAMIHRVSIQYDPVAQSPFFYYVDAQGQNHVVWFEDARSVQVKFDTVKQYNLRGVSYWVLGNPFPQNWLLLADNFQIKKYVG, from the coding sequence ATGGAAATTCATGTTGTTCAAAAGGGTGATACACTCTGGCAGCTTTCCCGCCGTTACGGAGTTAGTATAAACGATATCGCCGGAGCCAATCAACTTGCCGATCTGAACCTGCTTATCATCGGACAGTCTCTGGTCATTCCAACCCCCATGCAATATCATATCGTTCAACCGGGCGAGAGCCTGTGGGCCATTGCTAATCGGTATGGCATTTCTTTGCAGGAATTGGTTGACGCCAATCGCATCAGCAGCCCTTCGTTAATTTATCCGGGACAGAGGCTGGTGATTCCCCGCAAAAGAAAACCGACCATAGAAGCCAATGCATATATCGAAATAACAGGACCGGCGGGGGCGCAAATCGTTAATCAGGTGGGTGAATATCTAACGTACTTAAGTCCTTTCAGCTATCGGGCCAAAGCTGACGGCACCATGGTCCCATTCAATGATACGGAACTTTTGCAAGCAACTCGAAGCAATAGAGATGCCCCTTTAATGACGATCACGAACTTTGGGGAAGGAGGATTTAATTCTGAACTTGCTCATGCCATCCTTGCAGATACGCAAATCCAAAATCAACTAATCGGCAACCTATTAAATGTGATGAAATCCAAAGGATATTTCGGCCTAAATATCGACTTTGAATATGTCTTGCCGGGTGATCGGAATTTATACAATCAATTTATCGAACGGGTCGCAGGCCGGCTCCATCAGGAAGGATACAGCGTATCCAGCGCTTTGGCCCCCAAATTAAGCGATGAGCAAAAGGGATTGCTCTATGAAGCGCATGATTACGCATTCCATGGGCGGGTTTTGGATTTCGTCGTTTTGATGACCTATGAATGGGGATGGTCCGGGGGACCGCCGATGGCCGTAGCTCCGATCAACCAAGTTCGCAAAGTGCTGGATTTCGCTGTAACCCAGATCCCCCGCAATAAAATTATGATGGGAATGCCGCTTTACGGATATGATTGGACACTGCCTTATGTAGCGGGCGGGAAATGGGCTCCGACCATCAGTCCGCAGGAAGCTCTTCGCCGAGCCATGATCCACCGGGTGAGCATCCAATATGATCCGGTTGCGCAGTCGCCCTTTTTCTACTATGTCGACGCCCAAGGACAAAATCATGTGGTTTGGTTTGAGGATGCGCGAAGCGTGCAGGTGAAATTTGATACGGTGAAACAGTACAATTTAAGAGGAGTAAGCTATTGGGTGCTGGGAAATCCGTTCCCGCAAAATTGGCTTCTTCTCGCGGACAACTTTCAAATTAAAAAGTATGTCGGGTAA